The sequence GGTTCGCTAAAAAAGGCTGTGCTAAATCTTGTCACCTTCCTGAAGATGGATTGCTAGACGGCATTAATGATACTTCTGCAGGTCGCCATTACACTAACCCAGGTGAAACACTCGATATGTGGCATTGGAAAAGTGCCCGTACCAATGTGGTATTTAATATGGATGACCAATATATCAACTCCGACCGTAGTGAAAGCAAATCATGGGGTCGTCACGGCGATACCAATACGGGAGGGGGTTACAAAAATAACCGTAATGCCGATAAAACAGGCCCCGCTTACATGAATACACTTTCCAGCAACGAACATAAATACTGGATATTAGATTCCATGCAAACCAAGTTTGTCGATACCTTTAAACCAGGTGATGTCATTGGTGGTGTTGTGGCTAAAGCTTATACGGGTTCTCGCGCCGACATTACTGCCAAGGGTGACTGGAAAGACGGTTACTGGACACTAGAAATCAAACGTTTACTCATCACAACGGGTGAGAAAGCTAATGAGCAAGATGTACAGTTTACTGATTTATCTAAAAGTTATGCTTTTGGCTTAACGATATTTGATAACAGCCAAATCAATCACCTGTTCCACAAAAGAGCAATCAAGCTGAAGTTTAAATAACATAAATAGCTTTAAGCGCCTGCATGGGCGCTGTTTATTTTCTAACTGCAGTGGAATAAAACCATGTTTATTACTGGGGTAAAACCCGCCCCAACAAGCGAGAAACAACGCTTTTTAAAAGCATTAATGCATCGCTTATACTTTGTGACTAGCTTAAAATTCTGGTTGGCCATAGTCGCGCTAATAGGTTTGCTGGCTTGCATGACTTATCAGTTTTTCTTGGGCTACAGTTACGAGTCAAACGAAACCACCAATGAATACTTACGCTTTGCCCGAGCCAGTAGTTACGCCATTTTAGTGCTATTAGCTGTGTTAACTCTGCCCGTCATGCGTAATAGCATTACTTTTATTCGATCTAAATCCATTGCCAAATATTTGCCTCTGAATAAAAATCGTAGATTACACCATTACCTCGCCCATTTATTGATCTTGCTGGTTTGCATTCATGCCAGTCAATACTTGTTTTACTACGACAGTTTAGAACCTGACTTTGCCGATATCTTGTTAGCTAAGGAAAGTGATTTGGTCCGTAGCATGCAAACCACTATGTATGAATTTGTTAGTGAAGATGAGTCGATAGATCTCGTGGCCAATTGGATAACACAGGGCGCCAGTCATGATCGTTACTTATCCGAGATTAAGCCCCTTTTAAAGGAAGACTGTACTTGCTGCCACAGTAAGGGCTCATCCCAAACCTGGGCAGTACCAGATCTGAGCTTAACTCAATATAATGAAGTATTACGCTGGACCGACTCGGGACTCGCATCCAAGCAACTTAAAATCAATATCAGCGGCTTGTTAATGTTTATAATTATCCTATTGATTTGGGTGATGGCCCTGGACGTGATACGCAAAAGGGTCTTCCACCATTTTCAAAAAATTCACCGCTTAGCTTACTTAATAGTGATGTTACTGTTACTGCATTTACCGCTTAATAGCGCTTGGTTAGTACCCGCTTTAGTGCTGTTAGTATTAGAAATTTACCAGTCTCGTTATCGCAATGTCTATAGAAACTGTCCGGCACAAATCACCCCCTTGGACAAAGACGTGGTGAGGTTAACCATTAACAGACCCGAGCGCTTTATCATCAAGGTCGGATATTATGTACTGATCCGTATTCCTGGTATTAATAAACACGAATGGCATCCTTTTTCATTGACTGGACCGCGTCCGTCGGAGCTGCAACTGGTGCTCAAAATTCGCTTATTAGGCGATTGGACCAAACAATTAGCGGAACAAGCAGAGCAATTAAATAGTGTCGATGTAAGAGGACCCTTTGCCAGCCCGGCAACGATGACTCAGCACAGCCAACACTGTTGGTTGATGGCAGCCGGTATTGGTATCACC is a genomic window of Shewanella psychrophila containing:
- a CDS encoding ethylbenzene dehydrogenase-related protein: MNNTSTLIKAIGFSIWASNACAAAMILESKPIAESIKLDGLQESVWDRAKVLNVEVNETPYKPSNGYDGISETQVEVRSVYDAKHIYFLLRYADPTKSLARFPWVKQEDGSWKQMIKKDQTGHDNTYYEDKVALIWNINQRGFAKKGCAKSCHLPEDGLLDGINDTSAGRHYTNPGETLDMWHWKSARTNVVFNMDDQYINSDRSESKSWGRHGDTNTGGGYKNNRNADKTGPAYMNTLSSNEHKYWILDSMQTKFVDTFKPGDVIGGVVAKAYTGSRADITAKGDWKDGYWTLEIKRLLITTGEKANEQDVQFTDLSKSYAFGLTIFDNSQINHLFHKRAIKLKFK
- a CDS encoding NADPH oxidase family protein; amino-acid sequence: MFITGVKPAPTSEKQRFLKALMHRLYFVTSLKFWLAIVALIGLLACMTYQFFLGYSYESNETTNEYLRFARASSYAILVLLAVLTLPVMRNSITFIRSKSIAKYLPLNKNRRLHHYLAHLLILLVCIHASQYLFYYDSLEPDFADILLAKESDLVRSMQTTMYEFVSEDESIDLVANWITQGASHDRYLSEIKPLLKEDCTCCHSKGSSQTWAVPDLSLTQYNEVLRWTDSGLASKQLKINISGLLMFIIILLIWVMALDVIRKRVFHHFQKIHRLAYLIVMLLLLHLPLNSAWLVPALVLLVLEIYQSRYRNVYRNCPAQITPLDKDVVRLTINRPERFIIKVGYYVLIRIPGINKHEWHPFSLTGPRPSELQLVLKIRLLGDWTKQLAEQAEQLNSVDVRGPFASPATMTQHSQHCWLMAAGIGITPFLGILRQHALHTKQNKQIQVLWVLKERQLLDWLKPLIVSMAQQHRLKCNIQLYLTCDIGSIQLPDWCHHLPDNVSIKLTTGRPNWSEISAQMGDYDIKPDCYSCGPKSFSKQVARLCRRHKLGFIEEQF